The following are encoded together in the Panicum virgatum strain AP13 chromosome 6K, P.virgatum_v5, whole genome shotgun sequence genome:
- the LOC120713028 gene encoding retinoblastoma-related protein 3 isoform X3 has protein sequence MEGAAKPSTSSGSGVTDGASGGAGAAAGASMEEGFTDLCKACSPHPADLFYPLGVGSLSEETMQCKSKLGLDESTTRQAMQLFKETKNILKSSMSSLGGGSPEEIERFWYACVLYCVSRLSKAGRSKEDGGVSLCQILRASKLNIVDFFKEMPQFCIKVAHILTGLYGSDWEKKLELKELQANIVHLSLLSRYYKRAYQELFLSNDAKYSENSSESSNQEASDYYRFGWLLFLVLRIQSFSRFKDLVTSTNELVSVLAVLIIHVPVRLRSFNVKDSPYFGKKSDQGVNLIASLCEKYHTSEDELSKALEKTNTLIMDILKNKPCSASECQQDSLSFIDPEGLKVFKDLLQGNSLKSSLLILEKEYDNAINSKGELDERMFANDEDSLLGSGSLSGGAVNLPGTKRKYDVMASPAKSITSPSPMSPPRFCLSPKGNSFGSSKMAPITPVSTAMTTAKWLRTTITPLPSKPSGELLRFFSACDKDLTEDITHRAGIILGAIFTSSSFGERICTNVRSANRMDAIWTEQRKMEALKLYYRVLESMCRAESQILSGSGNNLTSLLSNERFHRCMIACSAELVLATHKTVTMMFPAVLEKTGITAFDLSKVIEGFVRHEDTLPRELKRHLNSLEERLLESMAWQKGSSMYNSLIVARPALSAEINRLGLLAEPMPSLDAIAAHHNISLGGLPPLPFQKQEHSPDKDEVRSPKRACTERRNVLVDNNSFRSPVKDIIKSKLPPLQSAFASPTRPNPAAGGETCAETGIGVFFSKITKLAAIRIRSLCERLQLSQQVLERVYFLIQQILSQQTALFFNRHIDQIILCSIYGVAKISQLELSFKEIIFGYRKQPQCKPQVFRSVYVHWPPRCRNGKTGEDHVDIITFYNEVFIPAAKPLLVEVGPGASPNKKEEEKGSVDGPFPESPRLARFPNLPDMSPKKVSATHNVYVSPLRSSKMDILLSPSSKSYYACVGESTYAFQSPSKDLKAINNRLNSGKKVSGRLNFDIVSDLDVASSLSSDQNAKPAAMEVVPVKTPVKCEPSDS, from the exons ATGGAGGGAGCAGCGAAGCCGTCGACGAGCTCGGGGTCGGGGGTCACGGACGGGGCctcgggcggcgccggcgccgccgcgggcgcctccATGGAGGAGGGGTTCACCGATCTGTGCAAG GCGTGCTCCCCCCACCCTGCTGATCTGTTCTACCCGCTTGGTGTGGGCTCCCTCAGTGAAGAAACTATGCAATGCAAG AGCAAACTGGGACTGGATGAGAGCACGACGAGGCAGGCAATGCAACTCTTCAAGGAGACCAAGAACATCCTCAAGTCCAGCATGTCTTCCTTGGGCGGTGGATCG CCCGAGGAGATCGAGAGGTTCTGGTATGCCTGTGTCCTTTACTGTGTATCAAGGCTCAGCAAAGCAGGGAGGTCGAAGGAAGATGGTGGTGTCTCACTCTGCCAGATCTTGAGGGCATCTAAGCTGAA CATTGTGGATTTTTTCAAGGAGATGCCACAGTTCTGCATAAAGGTTGCGCACATTCTGACTGGCCTGTATGGTTCAGATTGGGAGAAGAAGCTTGAG TTGAAGGAACTGCAAGCGAACATTGTCCATTTAAGCTTGCTAAGCAG GTACTACAAGCGTGCATACCAGGAGCTATTCTTGTCAAATGATGCCAAGTATTCAGAAAATTCTTCAGAATCAAGCAACCAAGAGGCTTCAGATTATTATCGCTTTGGATGGTTGCTTTTTTTAGTCTTAAGAATCCAATCATTCAGCAGATTCAAGGATCTTGTGACATCAACGAACGAACTGGTTTCTGTGTTG GCTGTACTTATCATTCACGTTCCTGTGCGGCTAAGGAGCTTCAATGTAAAAGATTCACCCTACTTTG GTAAGAAGTCAGATCAGGGAGTCAATCTTATTGCTTCTCTGTGTGAAAAATATCATACTTcagaagatgaattgagcaaagCACTTGAGAAGACAAACACTCTCATAATGGATATTCTGAAAAATAAGCCATGCTCTGCTTCAGAATGTCAACAGGACAGTTTGTCTTTTATTGATCCAG AAGGTTTGAAAGTTTTTAAGGATTTGCTTCAGGGAAACTCATTGAAATCAAGTCTGCTAATCCTAGAAAAGGAATATGACAATGCAATTAACTCAAAAGGAGAGCTAGATGAGCGCATGTTTGCTAATGATGAGGACAGTTTGCTTGGCAGTGGAAGTCTGTCAGGTGGAGCCGTTAATTTACCAGGCACGAAG AGGAAGTATGATGTTATGGCCTCGCCTGCAAAATCAATAACAAGCCCAAGTCCAATGTCTCCTCCACGTTTTTGTTTATCACCTAAAGGCAACAGCTTTGGCAGCTCAAAGATGGCTCCTATCACTCCAGTGAGCACAGCCATGACAACTGCTAAGTGGCTTCGGACTACAATAACCCCCCTTCCTTCAAAACCTTCTGGGGAACTATTGCGCTTCTTCTCAGCATGTGATAAGGATTTAACAGAAGACATTACACACAGAGCTGGCATTATACTTGGAGCCATATTCACAAGTAGTTCTTTTGGTGAACGCATATGTACCAATGTGCGAAGCGCAAATAGGATGGATGCTATCTGGACGGAGCAAAGAAAAATGGAAGCCCTTAAGCTATATTACAGGGTTCTGGAATCGATGTGTAGAGCAGAGTCACAAATTTTGAGTGGGAGCGGGAACAATCTTACATCTCTCTTGTCTAATGAGCGATTTCATCGGTGTATGATTGCCTGTTCTGCTGAATTAGTTCTTGCAACCCATAAGACTGTCACTATGATGTTCCCAGCTGTTCTGGAGAAAACTGGCATTACAGCTTTTGACTTGAGTAAAGTCATAGAGGGTTTTGTTAGGCATGAAGATACACTTCCCAGAGAGTTGAAGCGTCATCTGAATTCTCTTGAGGAACGGCTTCTGGAGAGCATGGCATGGCAGAAAGGCTCATCAATGTACAATTCCTTGATTGTTGCAAGGCCAGCACTGTCTGCAGAAATAAACCGGTTAGGTTTACTGGCTGAACCAATGCCTTCACTTGATGCCATTGCAGCGCATCATAATATCTCATTAGGGGGCTTGCCACCTCTTCCCTTCCAAAAGCAGGAGCATTCGCCAG ATAAAGATGAAGTCAGATCTCCCAAAAGAGCATGCACTGAGAGAAGAAATGTGCTGGTGGACAACAATTCATTTAGATCACCAGTCAAGGATATCATCAAATCGAAGTTACCACCTCTTCAATCAGCTTTTGCAAG TCCAACAAGACCGAATCCTGCAGCAGGAGGTGAAACATGCGCAGAGACAGGAATAGGTGTGTTCTTCAGCAAG ATAACAAAACTTGCCGCCATTAGAATCAGAAGTCTCTGTGAAAGATTGCAACTTTCTCAGCAAGTTCTGGAGCGAGTGTATTTCCTCATTCAGCAAATCCTTAGCCAACAAACTGCTCTTTTCTTCAACAGGCATATTGACCAGATCATACTGTGCAGCATATATGGAGTTGCTAAG ATATCTCAATTGGAGCTTTCATTCAAGGAGATTATTTTCGGCTACAGAAAACAACCTCAATGCAAGCCACAAGTTTTCCGAAGTGTTTATGTTCATTGGCCCCCAAGATGCAGGAACGGG AAAACAGGAGAAGATCATGTCGATATTATCACTTTCTACAATGAAGTATTTATTCCTGCTGCCAAGCCTTTGCTGGTGGAGGTAGGGCCTGGTGCTAGTCCAAAcaagaaagaagaggaaaaaggtTCTGTAGATG GTCCATTTCCAGAATCTCCACGGCTAGCTCGGTTTCCAAACCTTCCTGACATGTCTCCGAAGAAGGTTTCTGCTACTCACAATGTATACGTCTCTCCGCTACGATCGTCAAAG ATGGATATTTTGCTCTCCCCAAGCTCAAAGAGCTACTATGCATGTGTTGGCGAGAGTACCTATGCGTTTCAAAGCCCTTCCAAGGATCTGAAGGCTATCAATAACCGGCTAAACAG TGGGAAGAAAGTTAGCGGACGACTGAACTTCGACATTGTCAGCGACCTCGATGtcgccagcagcctcagcagtgaTCAAAATGCCAAGCCTGCAGCAATGGAAGTGGTTCCGGTCAAGACACCGGTGAAATGTGAGCCATCTGACTCGTGA
- the LOC120713028 gene encoding retinoblastoma-related protein 3 isoform X1, producing MEGAAKPSTSSGSGVTDGASGGAGAAAGASMEEGFTDLCKACSPHPADLFYPLGVGSLSEETMQCKSKLGLDESTTRQAMQLFKETKNILKSSMSSLGGGSPEEIERFWYACVLYCVSRLSKAGRSKEDGGVSLCQILRASKLNIVDFFKEMPQFCIKVAHILTGLYGSDWEKKLELKELQANIVHLSLLSRYYKRAYQELFLSNDAKYSENSSESSNQEASDYYRFGWLLFLVLRIQSFSRFKDLVTSTNELVSVLAVLIIHVPVRLRSFNVKDSPYFGKKSDQGVNLIASLCEKYHTSEDELSKALEKTNTLIMDILKNKPCSASECQQDSLSFIDPEGLKVFKDLLQGNSLKSSLLILEKEYDNAINSKGELDERMFANDEDSLLGSGSLSGGAVNLPGTKRKYDVMASPAKSITSPSPMSPPRFCLSPKGNSFGSSKMAPITPVSTAMTTAKWLRTTITPLPSKPSGELLRFFSACDKDLTEDITHRAGIILGAIFTSSSFGERICTNVRSANRMDAIWTEQRKMEALKLYYRVLESMCRAESQILSGSGNNLTSLLSNERFHRCMIACSAELVLATHKTVTMMFPAVLEKTGITAFDLSKVIEGFVRHEDTLPRELKRHLNSLEERLLESMAWQKGSSMYNSLIVARPALSAEINRLGLLAEPMPSLDAIAAHHNISLGGLPPLPFQKQEHSPDKDEVRSPKRACTERRNVLVDNNSFRSPVKDIIKSKLPPLQSAFASPTRPNPAAGGETCAETGIGVFFSKITKLAAIRIRSLCERLQLSQQVLERVYFLIQQILSQQTALFFNRHIDQIILCSIYGVAKISQLELSFKEIIFGYRKQPQCKPQVFRSVYVHWPPRCRNGKTGEDHVDIITFYNEVFIPAAKPLLVEVGPGASPNKKEEEKGSVDVGPFPESPRLARFPNLPDMSPKKVSATHNVYVSPLRSSKMDILLSPSSKSYYACVGESTYAFQSPSKDLKAINNRLNSGKKVSGRLNFDIVSDLDVASSLSSDQNAKPAAMEVVPVKTPVKCEPSDS from the exons ATGGAGGGAGCAGCGAAGCCGTCGACGAGCTCGGGGTCGGGGGTCACGGACGGGGCctcgggcggcgccggcgccgccgcgggcgcctccATGGAGGAGGGGTTCACCGATCTGTGCAAG GCGTGCTCCCCCCACCCTGCTGATCTGTTCTACCCGCTTGGTGTGGGCTCCCTCAGTGAAGAAACTATGCAATGCAAG AGCAAACTGGGACTGGATGAGAGCACGACGAGGCAGGCAATGCAACTCTTCAAGGAGACCAAGAACATCCTCAAGTCCAGCATGTCTTCCTTGGGCGGTGGATCG CCCGAGGAGATCGAGAGGTTCTGGTATGCCTGTGTCCTTTACTGTGTATCAAGGCTCAGCAAAGCAGGGAGGTCGAAGGAAGATGGTGGTGTCTCACTCTGCCAGATCTTGAGGGCATCTAAGCTGAA CATTGTGGATTTTTTCAAGGAGATGCCACAGTTCTGCATAAAGGTTGCGCACATTCTGACTGGCCTGTATGGTTCAGATTGGGAGAAGAAGCTTGAG TTGAAGGAACTGCAAGCGAACATTGTCCATTTAAGCTTGCTAAGCAG GTACTACAAGCGTGCATACCAGGAGCTATTCTTGTCAAATGATGCCAAGTATTCAGAAAATTCTTCAGAATCAAGCAACCAAGAGGCTTCAGATTATTATCGCTTTGGATGGTTGCTTTTTTTAGTCTTAAGAATCCAATCATTCAGCAGATTCAAGGATCTTGTGACATCAACGAACGAACTGGTTTCTGTGTTG GCTGTACTTATCATTCACGTTCCTGTGCGGCTAAGGAGCTTCAATGTAAAAGATTCACCCTACTTTG GTAAGAAGTCAGATCAGGGAGTCAATCTTATTGCTTCTCTGTGTGAAAAATATCATACTTcagaagatgaattgagcaaagCACTTGAGAAGACAAACACTCTCATAATGGATATTCTGAAAAATAAGCCATGCTCTGCTTCAGAATGTCAACAGGACAGTTTGTCTTTTATTGATCCAG AAGGTTTGAAAGTTTTTAAGGATTTGCTTCAGGGAAACTCATTGAAATCAAGTCTGCTAATCCTAGAAAAGGAATATGACAATGCAATTAACTCAAAAGGAGAGCTAGATGAGCGCATGTTTGCTAATGATGAGGACAGTTTGCTTGGCAGTGGAAGTCTGTCAGGTGGAGCCGTTAATTTACCAGGCACGAAG AGGAAGTATGATGTTATGGCCTCGCCTGCAAAATCAATAACAAGCCCAAGTCCAATGTCTCCTCCACGTTTTTGTTTATCACCTAAAGGCAACAGCTTTGGCAGCTCAAAGATGGCTCCTATCACTCCAGTGAGCACAGCCATGACAACTGCTAAGTGGCTTCGGACTACAATAACCCCCCTTCCTTCAAAACCTTCTGGGGAACTATTGCGCTTCTTCTCAGCATGTGATAAGGATTTAACAGAAGACATTACACACAGAGCTGGCATTATACTTGGAGCCATATTCACAAGTAGTTCTTTTGGTGAACGCATATGTACCAATGTGCGAAGCGCAAATAGGATGGATGCTATCTGGACGGAGCAAAGAAAAATGGAAGCCCTTAAGCTATATTACAGGGTTCTGGAATCGATGTGTAGAGCAGAGTCACAAATTTTGAGTGGGAGCGGGAACAATCTTACATCTCTCTTGTCTAATGAGCGATTTCATCGGTGTATGATTGCCTGTTCTGCTGAATTAGTTCTTGCAACCCATAAGACTGTCACTATGATGTTCCCAGCTGTTCTGGAGAAAACTGGCATTACAGCTTTTGACTTGAGTAAAGTCATAGAGGGTTTTGTTAGGCATGAAGATACACTTCCCAGAGAGTTGAAGCGTCATCTGAATTCTCTTGAGGAACGGCTTCTGGAGAGCATGGCATGGCAGAAAGGCTCATCAATGTACAATTCCTTGATTGTTGCAAGGCCAGCACTGTCTGCAGAAATAAACCGGTTAGGTTTACTGGCTGAACCAATGCCTTCACTTGATGCCATTGCAGCGCATCATAATATCTCATTAGGGGGCTTGCCACCTCTTCCCTTCCAAAAGCAGGAGCATTCGCCAG ATAAAGATGAAGTCAGATCTCCCAAAAGAGCATGCACTGAGAGAAGAAATGTGCTGGTGGACAACAATTCATTTAGATCACCAGTCAAGGATATCATCAAATCGAAGTTACCACCTCTTCAATCAGCTTTTGCAAG TCCAACAAGACCGAATCCTGCAGCAGGAGGTGAAACATGCGCAGAGACAGGAATAGGTGTGTTCTTCAGCAAG ATAACAAAACTTGCCGCCATTAGAATCAGAAGTCTCTGTGAAAGATTGCAACTTTCTCAGCAAGTTCTGGAGCGAGTGTATTTCCTCATTCAGCAAATCCTTAGCCAACAAACTGCTCTTTTCTTCAACAGGCATATTGACCAGATCATACTGTGCAGCATATATGGAGTTGCTAAG ATATCTCAATTGGAGCTTTCATTCAAGGAGATTATTTTCGGCTACAGAAAACAACCTCAATGCAAGCCACAAGTTTTCCGAAGTGTTTATGTTCATTGGCCCCCAAGATGCAGGAACGGG AAAACAGGAGAAGATCATGTCGATATTATCACTTTCTACAATGAAGTATTTATTCCTGCTGCCAAGCCTTTGCTGGTGGAGGTAGGGCCTGGTGCTAGTCCAAAcaagaaagaagaggaaaaaggtTCTGTAGATG TAGGTCCATTTCCAGAATCTCCACGGCTAGCTCGGTTTCCAAACCTTCCTGACATGTCTCCGAAGAAGGTTTCTGCTACTCACAATGTATACGTCTCTCCGCTACGATCGTCAAAG ATGGATATTTTGCTCTCCCCAAGCTCAAAGAGCTACTATGCATGTGTTGGCGAGAGTACCTATGCGTTTCAAAGCCCTTCCAAGGATCTGAAGGCTATCAATAACCGGCTAAACAG TGGGAAGAAAGTTAGCGGACGACTGAACTTCGACATTGTCAGCGACCTCGATGtcgccagcagcctcagcagtgaTCAAAATGCCAAGCCTGCAGCAATGGAAGTGGTTCCGGTCAAGACACCGGTGAAATGTGAGCCATCTGACTCGTGA
- the LOC120713028 gene encoding retinoblastoma-related protein 3 isoform X2: protein MEGAAKPSTSSGSGVTDGASGGAGAAAGASMEEGFTDLCKACSPHPADLFYPLGVGSLSEETMQCKSKLGLDESTTRQAMQLFKETKNILKSSMSSLGGGSPEEIERFWYACVLYCVSRLSKAGRSKEDGGVSLCQILRASKLNIVDFFKEMPQFCIKVAHILTGLYGSDWEKKLELKELQANIVHLSLLSRYYKRAYQELFLSNDAKYSENSSESSNQEASDYYRFGWLLFLVLRIQSFSRFKDLVTSTNELVSVLAVLIIHVPVRLRSFNVKDSPYFGKKSDQGVNLIASLCEKYHTSEDELSKALEKTNTLIMDILKNKPCSASECQQDSLSFIDPGLKVFKDLLQGNSLKSSLLILEKEYDNAINSKGELDERMFANDEDSLLGSGSLSGGAVNLPGTKRKYDVMASPAKSITSPSPMSPPRFCLSPKGNSFGSSKMAPITPVSTAMTTAKWLRTTITPLPSKPSGELLRFFSACDKDLTEDITHRAGIILGAIFTSSSFGERICTNVRSANRMDAIWTEQRKMEALKLYYRVLESMCRAESQILSGSGNNLTSLLSNERFHRCMIACSAELVLATHKTVTMMFPAVLEKTGITAFDLSKVIEGFVRHEDTLPRELKRHLNSLEERLLESMAWQKGSSMYNSLIVARPALSAEINRLGLLAEPMPSLDAIAAHHNISLGGLPPLPFQKQEHSPDKDEVRSPKRACTERRNVLVDNNSFRSPVKDIIKSKLPPLQSAFASPTRPNPAAGGETCAETGIGVFFSKITKLAAIRIRSLCERLQLSQQVLERVYFLIQQILSQQTALFFNRHIDQIILCSIYGVAKISQLELSFKEIIFGYRKQPQCKPQVFRSVYVHWPPRCRNGKTGEDHVDIITFYNEVFIPAAKPLLVEVGPGASPNKKEEEKGSVDVGPFPESPRLARFPNLPDMSPKKVSATHNVYVSPLRSSKMDILLSPSSKSYYACVGESTYAFQSPSKDLKAINNRLNSGKKVSGRLNFDIVSDLDVASSLSSDQNAKPAAMEVVPVKTPVKCEPSDS, encoded by the exons ATGGAGGGAGCAGCGAAGCCGTCGACGAGCTCGGGGTCGGGGGTCACGGACGGGGCctcgggcggcgccggcgccgccgcgggcgcctccATGGAGGAGGGGTTCACCGATCTGTGCAAG GCGTGCTCCCCCCACCCTGCTGATCTGTTCTACCCGCTTGGTGTGGGCTCCCTCAGTGAAGAAACTATGCAATGCAAG AGCAAACTGGGACTGGATGAGAGCACGACGAGGCAGGCAATGCAACTCTTCAAGGAGACCAAGAACATCCTCAAGTCCAGCATGTCTTCCTTGGGCGGTGGATCG CCCGAGGAGATCGAGAGGTTCTGGTATGCCTGTGTCCTTTACTGTGTATCAAGGCTCAGCAAAGCAGGGAGGTCGAAGGAAGATGGTGGTGTCTCACTCTGCCAGATCTTGAGGGCATCTAAGCTGAA CATTGTGGATTTTTTCAAGGAGATGCCACAGTTCTGCATAAAGGTTGCGCACATTCTGACTGGCCTGTATGGTTCAGATTGGGAGAAGAAGCTTGAG TTGAAGGAACTGCAAGCGAACATTGTCCATTTAAGCTTGCTAAGCAG GTACTACAAGCGTGCATACCAGGAGCTATTCTTGTCAAATGATGCCAAGTATTCAGAAAATTCTTCAGAATCAAGCAACCAAGAGGCTTCAGATTATTATCGCTTTGGATGGTTGCTTTTTTTAGTCTTAAGAATCCAATCATTCAGCAGATTCAAGGATCTTGTGACATCAACGAACGAACTGGTTTCTGTGTTG GCTGTACTTATCATTCACGTTCCTGTGCGGCTAAGGAGCTTCAATGTAAAAGATTCACCCTACTTTG GTAAGAAGTCAGATCAGGGAGTCAATCTTATTGCTTCTCTGTGTGAAAAATATCATACTTcagaagatgaattgagcaaagCACTTGAGAAGACAAACACTCTCATAATGGATATTCTGAAAAATAAGCCATGCTCTGCTTCAGAATGTCAACAGGACAGTTTGTCTTTTATTGATCCAG GTTTGAAAGTTTTTAAGGATTTGCTTCAGGGAAACTCATTGAAATCAAGTCTGCTAATCCTAGAAAAGGAATATGACAATGCAATTAACTCAAAAGGAGAGCTAGATGAGCGCATGTTTGCTAATGATGAGGACAGTTTGCTTGGCAGTGGAAGTCTGTCAGGTGGAGCCGTTAATTTACCAGGCACGAAG AGGAAGTATGATGTTATGGCCTCGCCTGCAAAATCAATAACAAGCCCAAGTCCAATGTCTCCTCCACGTTTTTGTTTATCACCTAAAGGCAACAGCTTTGGCAGCTCAAAGATGGCTCCTATCACTCCAGTGAGCACAGCCATGACAACTGCTAAGTGGCTTCGGACTACAATAACCCCCCTTCCTTCAAAACCTTCTGGGGAACTATTGCGCTTCTTCTCAGCATGTGATAAGGATTTAACAGAAGACATTACACACAGAGCTGGCATTATACTTGGAGCCATATTCACAAGTAGTTCTTTTGGTGAACGCATATGTACCAATGTGCGAAGCGCAAATAGGATGGATGCTATCTGGACGGAGCAAAGAAAAATGGAAGCCCTTAAGCTATATTACAGGGTTCTGGAATCGATGTGTAGAGCAGAGTCACAAATTTTGAGTGGGAGCGGGAACAATCTTACATCTCTCTTGTCTAATGAGCGATTTCATCGGTGTATGATTGCCTGTTCTGCTGAATTAGTTCTTGCAACCCATAAGACTGTCACTATGATGTTCCCAGCTGTTCTGGAGAAAACTGGCATTACAGCTTTTGACTTGAGTAAAGTCATAGAGGGTTTTGTTAGGCATGAAGATACACTTCCCAGAGAGTTGAAGCGTCATCTGAATTCTCTTGAGGAACGGCTTCTGGAGAGCATGGCATGGCAGAAAGGCTCATCAATGTACAATTCCTTGATTGTTGCAAGGCCAGCACTGTCTGCAGAAATAAACCGGTTAGGTTTACTGGCTGAACCAATGCCTTCACTTGATGCCATTGCAGCGCATCATAATATCTCATTAGGGGGCTTGCCACCTCTTCCCTTCCAAAAGCAGGAGCATTCGCCAG ATAAAGATGAAGTCAGATCTCCCAAAAGAGCATGCACTGAGAGAAGAAATGTGCTGGTGGACAACAATTCATTTAGATCACCAGTCAAGGATATCATCAAATCGAAGTTACCACCTCTTCAATCAGCTTTTGCAAG TCCAACAAGACCGAATCCTGCAGCAGGAGGTGAAACATGCGCAGAGACAGGAATAGGTGTGTTCTTCAGCAAG ATAACAAAACTTGCCGCCATTAGAATCAGAAGTCTCTGTGAAAGATTGCAACTTTCTCAGCAAGTTCTGGAGCGAGTGTATTTCCTCATTCAGCAAATCCTTAGCCAACAAACTGCTCTTTTCTTCAACAGGCATATTGACCAGATCATACTGTGCAGCATATATGGAGTTGCTAAG ATATCTCAATTGGAGCTTTCATTCAAGGAGATTATTTTCGGCTACAGAAAACAACCTCAATGCAAGCCACAAGTTTTCCGAAGTGTTTATGTTCATTGGCCCCCAAGATGCAGGAACGGG AAAACAGGAGAAGATCATGTCGATATTATCACTTTCTACAATGAAGTATTTATTCCTGCTGCCAAGCCTTTGCTGGTGGAGGTAGGGCCTGGTGCTAGTCCAAAcaagaaagaagaggaaaaaggtTCTGTAGATG TAGGTCCATTTCCAGAATCTCCACGGCTAGCTCGGTTTCCAAACCTTCCTGACATGTCTCCGAAGAAGGTTTCTGCTACTCACAATGTATACGTCTCTCCGCTACGATCGTCAAAG ATGGATATTTTGCTCTCCCCAAGCTCAAAGAGCTACTATGCATGTGTTGGCGAGAGTACCTATGCGTTTCAAAGCCCTTCCAAGGATCTGAAGGCTATCAATAACCGGCTAAACAG TGGGAAGAAAGTTAGCGGACGACTGAACTTCGACATTGTCAGCGACCTCGATGtcgccagcagcctcagcagtgaTCAAAATGCCAAGCCTGCAGCAATGGAAGTGGTTCCGGTCAAGACACCGGTGAAATGTGAGCCATCTGACTCGTGA